In a genomic window of Alteromonas gilva:
- a CDS encoding prenyltransferase, with amino-acid sequence MTVLSTIVSTMRPPFLLLVVSCLSLGIGFACYVGIQLSADVLSWIVVCGVSAHIAVNMLNEYVDCVSKLDFATRKTPFSGGSGALVQQPGSAKLVKYTGLLFVGITIGSGLLVIQYSPAAWLTLAVMGVVGIVIVVSYTPVLNRMPWLCLIAPGLGFGVLMTYGGFVAISGQHHTVMFTLALVPAMLTNNLLLINQFPDATADAQHGRKHVVTQYGYVFCAHIYLIQWLLTLALITGSVMLHALPLITLLGLLPLVFGWRIYHQALNFKGADSSFQTAMGQNVLMTLASPFILGVTLCVGA; translated from the coding sequence ATGACAGTACTATCGACCATAGTCTCCACCATGCGTCCGCCGTTTTTATTACTCGTAGTAAGTTGCCTGAGTCTTGGCATCGGCTTTGCCTGCTACGTTGGCATTCAGCTTTCGGCTGATGTGTTGAGCTGGATTGTGGTGTGCGGTGTCTCGGCGCACATTGCGGTTAATATGCTCAACGAATACGTTGATTGCGTATCAAAACTGGATTTTGCTACCCGTAAAACCCCGTTCAGCGGCGGGAGTGGCGCGCTCGTGCAGCAGCCTGGCAGTGCGAAACTGGTTAAATATACTGGCCTGTTGTTTGTGGGTATTACCATTGGCTCGGGCCTGCTCGTAATACAATATTCCCCGGCCGCCTGGCTTACACTTGCGGTAATGGGCGTGGTGGGTATCGTGATTGTGGTGAGCTATACGCCAGTGCTTAACCGCATGCCATGGTTGTGCCTGATAGCACCTGGTCTGGGATTTGGCGTGCTGATGACCTACGGCGGTTTTGTTGCCATCAGTGGTCAGCATCATACTGTGATGTTCACACTGGCCCTGGTACCCGCCATGCTGACCAATAATTTATTGTTAATAAACCAGTTCCCCGATGCCACTGCTGATGCGCAGCATGGACGCAAACATGTGGTAACCCAATACGGGTATGTCTTTTGCGCGCACATCTACCTAATACAATGGCTATTAACGCTGGCGCTTATAACTGGCAGTGTAATGCTGCATGCTTTACCCTTAATCACATTACTGGGGTTGTTACCATTAGTCTTCGGTTGGCGTATTTATCATCAGGCATTGAATTTTAAAGGCGCCGACAGCAGTTTTCAGACAGCCATGGGGCAAAATGTTCTGATGACCCTTGCCAGCCCGTTTATCCTTGGAGTGACACTATGTGTGGGCGCTTAA
- a CDS encoding SOS response-associated peptidase family protein, producing the protein MTDNPALRDLCEQLEIDFWPHEGMRFSRFIRATERLTIVFEQNNQRIARNALWWLLLEPDHSELSARFRPSKYTSFNTRYDKLNVPRSAGYHAYRQQRCVIPAAGFGETQKTGGQMHYHDLIADLSEPLAMGGLYREWHGHDRHGNVFTETSCSVVTLPPHPKLTAIHQKSTPLMLSVNDGSLGRWLDSGTTEPAQLDDLLVPKIRHSFTVYPINKPSLYQTISEPYNIAPDV; encoded by the coding sequence GTGACAGACAATCCGGCCCTACGTGACTTGTGCGAGCAACTCGAAATTGACTTCTGGCCGCACGAAGGCATGCGTTTTAGCCGCTTTATTCGTGCTACTGAGCGCCTCACCATAGTGTTTGAACAAAACAACCAGCGTATTGCCCGCAATGCGCTATGGTGGCTATTACTGGAACCCGATCACAGTGAGTTGTCGGCGCGATTCAGGCCTTCGAAATATACCTCTTTTAATACCCGTTACGACAAATTAAATGTGCCACGCAGTGCGGGATATCATGCATACCGTCAGCAACGTTGCGTGATTCCGGCTGCCGGTTTTGGTGAAACGCAAAAAACGGGTGGTCAAATGCATTACCATGACTTGATTGCTGACTTGTCCGAACCTCTGGCCATGGGCGGGCTTTATCGTGAATGGCATGGTCACGACCGGCACGGCAACGTGTTTACTGAAACCTCCTGTTCGGTTGTGACATTACCGCCACACCCAAAGTTAACCGCTATTCACCAAAAATCCACGCCACTGATGCTGTCAGTAAACGATGGCAGCCTTGGCCGTTGGCTGGACTCAGGCACTACCGAACCGGCACAGCTTGATGACTTACTAGTGCCTAAAATCCGTCACTCGTTTACGGTTTACCCTATTAATAAGCCGTCGCTTTATCAAACAATAAGCGAGCCTTACAACATTGCGCCTGACGTGTAA